The Bombus fervidus isolate BK054 chromosome 6, iyBomFerv1, whole genome shotgun sequence genome contains a region encoding:
- the Unpg gene encoding homeobox protein unplugged, which translates to MDSNVEETELDVGSASDELESSIGESKLPRRPTPKPFTIESLIGNCGTQKGSCEAGTQGEKTNENEEDSDRDREYLYQRHYLATAAASALPPGFGVPLGLYGAWLPMRMYGSGGTSGVPMLPAHTSASYPSHQDLYQNRLSQHLGPGTNHLQGAAYPTACQRGLNHRGSTSFTDSEDDGSIDSPASPAHDLSKSRHGSENGRASADSEDEGGGLSVAGEGHDATDTMSSNASSNVSPGGSLENGQSTSTSGSSNNKARRRRTAFTSEQLLELEREFHAKKYLSLTERSHIAHALKLSEVQVKIWFQNRRAKWKRVKAGLSGGGVGSSASNMATAGTSNRHNGVAGQHSGNGTRIVVPIPVHVSRLAVRSHHHHLEKCARPPRVRPTTDSPTSSASSSVLGDALGLVNSSINLSGQVQSPLSSGVGIGVGVGLRAFTVPSHRGGLSSSGR; encoded by the exons ATGGACTCTAACGTAGAGGAAACGGAATTGGACGTCGGATCAGCGAGCGACGAACTCGAATCTTCGATCGGAGAATCGAAGTTGCCGCGGCGACCAACGCCAAAACCCTTCACGATCGAGAGTTTGATCGGTAATTGTGGTACACAGAAAGGAAGCTGCGAAGCAGGAACACAAGGAGAGAAGACGAATGAAAATGAAGAGGATTCTGATCGAGATAGGGAATATCTTTATCAGAGACACTACTTGGCGACCGCGGCTGCCAGCGCACTACCTCCTG gTTTTGGAGTGCCACTCGGATTGTACGGTGCATGGCTACCAATGCGGATGTACGGCAGCGGCGGTACTTCCGGTGTTCCAATGTTACCGGCGCATACCTCTGCCAGTTATCCGTCTCACCAGGATCTATATCAGAATCGGTTGTCACAGCATCTTGGTCCAGGAACGAATCATCTCCAGGGTGCGGCTTATCCGACCGCTTGTCAGCGTGGCTTAAATCATCGTGGCTCGACCAGCTTCACAGATAGCGAGGACGATGGTAGTATCGATTCACCGGCATCACCTGCTCACGATCTTTCTAAATCGAGACATG GTTCAGAAAATGGTCGCGCTTCAGCGGACAGCGAGGATGAGGGCGGAGGATTGAGCGTCGCTGGTGAGGGTCACGACGCGACCGACACGATGTCCAGCAACGCATCCAGCAACGTGAGTCCGGGGGGATCCTTAGAAAACGGTCAAAGCACGTCAACAAGCGGATCCAGTAACAACAAAGCCAGACGCAGACGAACAGCCTTCACTTCTGAACAACTACTAGAACTCGAGCGAGAATTTCACGCGAAGAAATATCTCAGTCTAACCGAAAGATCGCATATCGCTCACGCTTTAAAATTATCAGAGGTCCAGGTGAAGATCTGGTTCCAAAATCGGAGAGCTAAATGGAAAAGGGTGAAAGCAGGATTGAGCGGCGGAGGGGTTGGGTCTAGTGCAAGTAACATGGCCACTGCTGGTACATCCAATAGACATAATGGAGTAGCTGGACAACATTCTGGAAATGGTACCAGGATCGTCGTACCCATTCCAGTGCACGTTAGTCGATTGGCAGTGAGATCTCACCACCATCATTTGGAGAAATGCGCCAGGCCGCCTAGAGTTAGGCCAACGACGGATAGTCCTACGTCCAGCGCTTCGTCGTCGGTACTCGGAGACGCTCTTGGATTGGTCAATTCGTCCATCAACTTGAGTGGACAAGTGCAAAGTCCTCTGAGCAGCGGAGTTGGAATCGGAGTCGGTGTTGGACTAAGAGCGTTTACGGTACCCTCTCATCGAGGAGGACTCAGCTCTTCCGGCAGGTAG
- the Dctn6-p27 gene encoding dynactin subunit 6 isoform X1: MNTFGSRRTNVKIAVGALVCEESILKGDITIGPKTIIHPRASIIAEAGPIIIGEGNIIEEMAIITNRLPPDTPEPTTIPVQIIGNYNVFETDCTCEAFKVGDHNILESKAHVGREVELTNGCIIGTSCTLTEADTIPENTIIYGNECQRREMHDKPYPPISQIEFLLKILPTYHHIRKPNVKPTKNEGGL; the protein is encoded by the exons ATGAATACATTTGGCAGTCGTCGTACAAA CGTAAAAATAGCAGTAGGAGCTTTAGTATGCGaagaaagtattttaaaaggGGATATCACTATTGGACCAAAAACTATAATTCATCCAAGAGCAAGTATCATTGCAGAAGCTGGTCCAATTATAATAGGTGAAGGGAATATTATAGAAGAAATGGCGATCATAACAAATag GTTACCACCAGATACTCCCGAACCAACAACAATTCCGGTACAAATAATAGGCAATTATAATGTATTTGAAACTGATTGTACGTGTGAAGCATTTAAAGTTGGAGatcataatattttagaaagcaaag cGCATGTTGGTCGCGAGGTTGAACTGACCAATGGTTGTATCATAGGAACGTCATGCACATTGACAGAAGCAGACACAATACcagaaaatacaataatttatgGTAATGAATGCCAACGTAGAGAAATGCACGATAAACCATAT ccTCCAATAagtcaaatagaatttttgttaaaaattttaccaaCTTACCATCACATTCGTAAACCTAATGTAAAACCAACAAAAAATGAGGGGGGGCTATAA
- the Dctn6-p27 gene encoding dynactin subunit 6 isoform X2: MNTFGSRRTNVKIAVGALVCEESILKGDITIGPKTIIHPRASIIAEAGPIIIGEGNIIEEMAIITNRLPPDTPEPTTIPVQIIGNYNVFETDCTCEAFKVGDHNILESKGTSCTLTEADTIPENTIIYGNECQRREMHDKPYPPISQIEFLLKILPTYHHIRKPNVKPTKNEGGL; the protein is encoded by the exons ATGAATACATTTGGCAGTCGTCGTACAAA CGTAAAAATAGCAGTAGGAGCTTTAGTATGCGaagaaagtattttaaaaggGGATATCACTATTGGACCAAAAACTATAATTCATCCAAGAGCAAGTATCATTGCAGAAGCTGGTCCAATTATAATAGGTGAAGGGAATATTATAGAAGAAATGGCGATCATAACAAATag GTTACCACCAGATACTCCCGAACCAACAACAATTCCGGTACAAATAATAGGCAATTATAATGTATTTGAAACTGATTGTACGTGTGAAGCATTTAAAGTTGGAGatcataatattttagaaagcaaag GAACGTCATGCACATTGACAGAAGCAGACACAATACcagaaaatacaataatttatgGTAATGAATGCCAACGTAGAGAAATGCACGATAAACCATAT ccTCCAATAagtcaaatagaatttttgttaaaaattttaccaaCTTACCATCACATTCGTAAACCTAATGTAAAACCAACAAAAAATGAGGGGGGGCTATAA